The following coding sequences lie in one Pseudomonadota bacterium genomic window:
- the trxB gene encoding thioredoxin-disulfide reductase, with amino-acid sequence MTTTPHSPVAIIGTGPAGYTAALYTARAELAPVVIDGLQPGGQLTTTTEVENYPGFPQGIQGPDMMELLRQQALRFGAQYVGGVVDRVDFGQRPFQLYVDGQARSADAVIICTGASAKYLGLESERRLLGHGVSACATCDGFFYRGKEVAVVGGGDTALEEALFLTRFATKVTLIHRRDELRGSKIMRKRALDHPKIAPRWNTVVSEVLGDPAQGGLRGLRLKDVQTGAESELPCNGLFVAIGHQPNTQPFIDWLETDELGYLKVQAGSARTAIPGVFAAGDVIDRVYRQAITAAGMGCMAAIDCERWLAEHAG; translated from the coding sequence ATGACCACGACCCCTCACAGTCCCGTCGCCATCATCGGCACCGGACCCGCCGGCTACACCGCGGCGCTCTACACCGCGCGCGCCGAGCTGGCCCCGGTGGTGATCGACGGACTCCAGCCGGGCGGGCAGCTCACCACGACGACCGAGGTCGAGAACTACCCCGGCTTCCCGCAGGGCATCCAGGGTCCGGACATGATGGAGCTGCTGCGCCAGCAGGCGCTGCGCTTCGGCGCGCAGTATGTCGGCGGCGTGGTCGATCGCGTCGACTTCGGACAGCGGCCCTTCCAGCTCTACGTTGACGGCCAGGCGCGGAGCGCCGACGCAGTGATCATCTGCACCGGCGCCTCAGCCAAGTACCTCGGCCTCGAGTCCGAGCGCCGGCTGCTCGGTCACGGTGTGTCCGCCTGCGCGACCTGCGACGGCTTCTTCTACCGTGGCAAAGAGGTCGCGGTGGTCGGCGGCGGTGATACCGCCTTGGAAGAGGCGCTCTTCCTCACGCGCTTCGCCACCAAGGTCACCCTGATCCATCGCCGCGACGAGCTGCGCGGCTCGAAGATTATGCGCAAGCGCGCGCTCGACCACCCCAAGATCGCGCCGCGCTGGAACACCGTGGTCAGCGAGGTGCTGGGCGACCCGGCGCAGGGCGGGCTGCGCGGCCTGCGCCTCAAGGACGTACAGACCGGCGCGGAGAGCGAGCTGCCTTGCAACGGGCTCTTCGTGGCGATTGGCCACCAGCCGAACACCCAGCCCTTCATCGACTGGCTCGAGACCGACGAGCTGGGCTACCTGAAGGTCCAGGCCGGAAGTGCGCGCACGGCGATCCCGGGCGTCTTCGCTGCCGGTGACGTCATCGACCGGGTCTACCGCCAGGCGATCACCGCTGCCGGCATGGGCTGCATGGCTGCCATCGATTGCGAGCGCTGGCTCGCCGAGCATGCCGGCTGA
- a CDS encoding acyltransferase, with protein sequence MTGCGADLRAYGAATVYRDGHSVLRCGRHGRLFEGAELRSARESSRTPAASLELGDHVFVKRGACVVAKSARLQVGSHVAIGARATLLATHAEIVIGDYCRLAGDVFVSTANHRFEDPTRPVIQQGFRYQPVVIGRDVWIGQRAIVLPGVHLGDGSIVAAGAVVTRDVPALAVVAGVPARVIKQRGSDWPSERPLAESSAESSAD encoded by the coding sequence ATGACCGGCTGCGGCGCTGATCTGCGCGCCTACGGCGCGGCCACCGTGTATCGCGATGGCCACTCTGTCCTCCGCTGCGGGCGGCACGGACGGCTCTTCGAGGGCGCCGAGCTGCGCAGCGCGCGCGAGAGCTCGCGCACGCCGGCGGCGAGCCTCGAGCTCGGCGATCACGTCTTCGTCAAGCGCGGGGCCTGCGTCGTCGCCAAGTCGGCGCGCTTGCAGGTGGGGAGCCATGTCGCGATCGGCGCACGCGCGACCCTCCTCGCCACGCACGCCGAGATCGTCATCGGTGATTACTGTCGCCTCGCCGGTGACGTCTTCGTCTCGACCGCCAACCATCGCTTCGAGGACCCCACGCGCCCGGTTATCCAACAGGGTTTTCGCTACCAGCCGGTCGTGATCGGGCGGGACGTCTGGATCGGTCAGCGCGCGATCGTGCTGCCCGGCGTGCACCTCGGTGATGGCAGTATCGTCGCCGCTGGCGCGGTCGTGACGCGCGACGTACCCGCGCTCGCCGTGGTCGCCGGCGTACCGGCGCGCGTGATCAAGCAGCGCGGCAGTGATTGGCCCTCGGAGCGCCCTCTCGCCGAAAGCTCTGCCGAAAGCTCTGCCGACTAG
- a CDS encoding IPT/TIG domain-containing protein, which produces MKMHQGSVLRSIVDVFALGLVCAALLAGPNPAEARFKRRAREGYLVERRAPAAPSTPQPEVVDYAPKSGPAGTVVTVSGRQLDGVAKVLLNGQQLPLLSLAPRVLTVRIPAGASSGALLIIARDGRTIVVGASFQVPAPTAPPPVVAPPVVAPPAEEAVVIAAFNPDRGRVGDLVTLEGRGFLASDRVWIGAAECPVRAIAASRIVVQVPVTTSSATFRVQRDGRDVAVSAGRFALIVRDAVITGFSPRRGPAGTVVRITGKNFLPTDTIYLADTPQPIRARGSDWVEVVVTPGVSSPFLVVGPRKTVRAASEHGFVLPADAVAPPLTAIRDFSPQQGPAGTVVRITGSGFLPTDNVYLAGTPQPIRARGSDWIEIVIVPGASSPLLLVGSDNSVRARSSYGFIVLPPRPQVQFSFSPTRGAAGTEVTLAVTPAQPRASVYFNGRPLPKAVVDGGAGLRVSIPVGAMTGSFELVVDGHAVRSSQIFTVTR; this is translated from the coding sequence ATGAAGATGCATCAGGGCTCGGTGCTTCGGTCGATCGTCGACGTATTTGCCTTGGGCCTCGTTTGCGCCGCCCTCCTTGCCGGCCCGAACCCTGCTGAAGCGCGCTTCAAAAGGCGCGCCCGCGAGGGCTATCTGGTGGAGCGCCGCGCCCCAGCCGCGCCGAGCACGCCCCAGCCCGAGGTGGTCGACTACGCTCCGAAGAGCGGTCCCGCAGGCACCGTCGTGACGGTTTCTGGCCGCCAGCTGGATGGCGTCGCGAAGGTCCTGCTCAATGGACAGCAGCTTCCGCTGCTCAGCCTCGCGCCGCGGGTGCTGACCGTGCGCATTCCGGCGGGCGCCAGCTCGGGCGCGCTGCTGATCATCGCCCGCGACGGCCGGACCATCGTCGTCGGGGCCTCGTTCCAGGTGCCGGCGCCGACGGCCCCACCGCCGGTCGTCGCCCCGCCGGTCGTTGCCCCGCCGGCCGAGGAAGCGGTGGTCATCGCCGCCTTCAACCCGGACCGTGGCCGCGTCGGTGACCTCGTCACCCTCGAGGGCCGCGGCTTTCTTGCCTCCGATCGCGTATGGATCGGCGCGGCGGAGTGTCCGGTGCGCGCCATCGCCGCCAGCCGCATCGTCGTGCAGGTGCCTGTCACGACCTCGAGCGCGACCTTTCGGGTCCAGCGCGACGGCCGCGACGTCGCCGTGTCTGCTGGCCGCTTCGCGCTGATCGTGCGCGACGCTGTCATTACGGGCTTCAGCCCGCGGCGCGGACCGGCCGGCACCGTGGTTCGAATCACCGGCAAGAACTTCCTCCCCACCGACACCATCTACCTCGCCGATACGCCGCAGCCGATTCGCGCGCGCGGATCGGACTGGGTCGAGGTCGTGGTCACGCCGGGCGTCAGCTCGCCCTTCCTGGTGGTTGGGCCGCGCAAGACCGTTCGCGCCGCCTCCGAGCACGGCTTCGTGCTTCCGGCCGACGCGGTAGCCCCGCCCCTGACGGCGATTCGCGACTTCAGTCCCCAGCAAGGACCGGCGGGCACGGTTGTCCGGATCACCGGCAGCGGCTTCCTGCCGACGGACAACGTCTACCTCGCCGGCACGCCGCAGCCGATCCGCGCGCGCGGATCGGACTGGATCGAGATCGTCATTGTGCCCGGTGCCAGCTCGCCCTTGCTGCTGGTCGGGTCGGATAACAGCGTGCGGGCCAGGTCGTCTTATGGGTTTATCGTGCTGCCCCCACGGCCCCAGGTGCAGTTCAGCTTCTCGCCCACGCGCGGCGCGGCGGGCACCGAGGTCACGCTCGCCGTCACGCCCGCGCAGCCACGCGCCAGCGTCTACTTCAACGGTCGACCCCTACCCAAGGCGGTCGTGGACGGCGGCGCGGGGCTGCGGGTCAGTATTCCGGTCGGCGCCATGACCGGGAGCTTCGAGCTCGTCGTCGACGGTCACGCCGTCCGCAGCAGTCAGATCTTCACGGTCACGCGCTAA
- a CDS encoding VOC family protein: protein MAAPQNPVGWFELPARDLTRAKAFYEHVLGIELELKEMGPLKMAWFPWQKDAKGAAGTLVQGAGFEPSHAGTLVYLQVADIEATLAQVQARGGKTLQPKTDLGQYGFIAHFEDSEGNRVALHAMQ from the coding sequence ATGGCTGCGCCCCAGAATCCCGTTGGTTGGTTCGAGCTTCCCGCCCGCGATCTCACGCGGGCCAAGGCCTTCTACGAGCATGTCCTCGGGATCGAGCTCGAGCTCAAGGAAATGGGCCCGCTGAAGATGGCTTGGTTCCCCTGGCAGAAGGACGCCAAGGGCGCGGCCGGGACGCTGGTGCAGGGCGCTGGCTTCGAGCCGTCCCACGCCGGCACCCTCGTCTACCTCCAGGTCGCTGACATCGAGGCGACGCTGGCGCAGGTGCAGGCCCGGGGCGGCAAGACGCTGCAGCCCAAGACCGACCTCGGCCAATACGGCTTCATTGCCCACTTCGAGGATAGCGAGGGCAACCGCGTTGCCCTGCATGCGATGCAATAG
- the atpE gene encoding ATP synthase F0 subunit C — protein sequence MTKRTRKGLDKGLGKGLGSALAGLLVMLVGRLAFAADGGAADNEYTMKAFIGIACGLGIGIAAFGGALGQARAAAAALEGIARNPGASGKIFTPMILGLALIESLVIYALVIAFMLLGKI from the coding sequence ATGACGAAGCGCACACGCAAGGGACTGGATAAGGGACTGGGCAAGGGATTGGGCTCGGCCCTCGCCGGGCTGCTGGTGATGCTGGTCGGCCGCTTGGCCTTCGCGGCCGACGGCGGCGCGGCCGACAACGAATACACGATGAAGGCCTTCATCGGCATCGCCTGCGGCCTCGGCATCGGCATCGCCGCCTTCGGTGGCGCGCTCGGCCAGGCCCGGGCTGCAGCCGCCGCGCTCGAGGGCATCGCCCGCAACCCCGGTGCCTCGGGCAAGATCTTCACGCCGATGATCCTCGGGCTGGCGCTGATCGAGTCGCTGGTGATTTACGCGCTGGTGATCGCCTTCATGCTGCTGGGCAAGATCTAA
- the atpB gene encoding F0F1 ATP synthase subunit A has protein sequence MGGHDTWFSYLPGYFNLQEYAAHYLHRDAVVRHWPEWARQVVAVAFGTETSFSIAHVCIALFVALLLSALALRFAWDLRRANPDRILPSPRFGARSFFELGIEATLSIAEGVMGRHNAERFLPLIGSYVFFILCNNLIGLVPGFLPPTDTLKTNLALSLLVLVVTIGVGFKEQGFGYLKHFLGPVWYVAPLILVIEVISQLLVRPLSLAIRLMGNMFADHTLLGTIQRLTVPLALFVVPALFPLPFYVLGLLVCVVQTLVFSLLGMIYIGEAAAHEAH, from the coding sequence ATGGGTGGTCACGACACCTGGTTCAGCTACCTGCCGGGTTACTTCAACCTGCAGGAGTATGCCGCGCACTACCTGCACCGCGACGCCGTGGTGCGGCACTGGCCCGAGTGGGCCCGCCAGGTCGTCGCCGTGGCCTTCGGCACCGAGACCTCGTTCTCGATCGCTCACGTCTGCATCGCGCTCTTCGTCGCGCTCCTGCTCAGCGCGCTGGCCCTGCGCTTCGCCTGGGACCTCCGTCGGGCCAACCCTGACCGCATCTTGCCCTCGCCGCGCTTCGGCGCGCGGAGCTTCTTCGAGCTGGGGATCGAGGCTACGCTCTCGATCGCCGAGGGCGTGATGGGGCGGCACAATGCCGAGCGCTTCCTGCCCTTGATCGGTAGCTACGTCTTCTTCATCCTCTGCAACAACTTGATTGGTCTGGTTCCAGGCTTTCTTCCACCAACCGATACGCTCAAGACCAACCTCGCGCTCTCGCTGCTGGTGCTCGTGGTGACGATCGGGGTCGGCTTCAAGGAGCAGGGCTTCGGCTACCTCAAACACTTCCTCGGACCGGTCTGGTACGTGGCGCCGCTGATTCTCGTGATCGAGGTGATCAGCCAGCTACTCGTGCGGCCGCTCTCTTTGGCGATCCGCTTGATGGGCAACATGTTCGCCGACCACACCCTGCTCGGCACGATCCAGCGTCTGACGGTGCCGCTCGCGCTCTTCGTCGTGCCGGCGCTCTTTCCGCTGCCCTTCTATGTGCTCGGTTTGCTCGTCTGCGTGGTGCAGACGTTGGTCTTTTCGCTGCTCGGGATGATCTATATCGGCGAGGCTGCGGCGCATGAGGCGCATTGA
- a CDS encoding ATP synthase subunit I yields MILATVILATVILATVILATVISMTTMMQREAPARIERLALLLLAAAVPLLLLLQRSGLALGAAAGGLLAVLNFWLLRRLLAALVASSRPWQQTALAGVMVLKFAAVGGALWLVLRLVRVDALGLLLGSSAVVLAIMIEGFRLARRGDATALPRGL; encoded by the coding sequence GTGATCTTGGCGACGGTGATCTTGGCGACGGTGATCTTGGCGACGGTGATCTTGGCGACGGTGATCTCGATGACGACGATGATGCAGCGCGAAGCCCCCGCTCGCATTGAACGACTGGCCCTGCTGCTGCTCGCGGCTGCCGTCCCACTGCTGCTGCTGCTGCAACGCAGCGGGCTGGCGCTCGGTGCTGCGGCTGGCGGGCTGCTCGCCGTGCTCAACTTCTGGCTCCTGCGCCGGCTGCTGGCGGCGCTCGTGGCCAGCAGCCGGCCGTGGCAGCAGACAGCCCTTGCGGGCGTGATGGTGCTCAAGTTTGCGGCTGTCGGCGGAGCGCTCTGGCTCGTGCTCCGGCTGGTCCGCGTCGACGCGCTTGGCTTGCTGCTCGGCAGCTCGGCGGTCGTGCTGGCGATCATGATCGAGGGTTTCAGGCTGGCGCGCCGCGGCGACGCGACGGCCCTCCCGCGGGGTCTTTGA
- a CDS encoding AtpZ/AtpI family protein, with protein MKQAEKTGDGRADEPAAWVQALRISTVGVEFGVGAVLGYLGGQWLDERWKTAPYLTLVGLLLGVAAAFASLFRLMREAQRREAERTENGDLGDGDLGDGDLGDGDLGDGDLDDDDDAARSPRSH; from the coding sequence GTGAAGCAGGCCGAGAAGACCGGCGACGGGCGCGCAGACGAACCGGCAGCCTGGGTTCAGGCGTTGCGCATCAGCACGGTCGGCGTCGAGTTCGGTGTCGGCGCCGTGCTCGGCTATCTGGGTGGCCAGTGGCTCGACGAGCGCTGGAAGACGGCGCCCTACCTGACCTTGGTCGGCTTGCTGCTGGGCGTGGCCGCGGCGTTTGCCTCGTTGTTTCGCCTCATGCGCGAAGCGCAGCGCCGGGAGGCGGAGCGCACCGAGAACGGTGATCTTGGCGACGGTGATCTTGGCGACGGTGATCTTGGCGACGGTGATCTTGGCGACGGTGATCTCGATGACGACGATGATGCAGCGCGAAGCCCCCGCTCGCATTGA
- the hemL gene encoding glutamate-1-semialdehyde 2,1-aminomutase gives MSAGDERSRALAARAQRVIPGGVNSPVRAFRSVGGEPLFLARAAGSQVWDVDGNRFVDYLGSWGPMLLGHGRPEILAAIHAAAADGVSFGASTEREVLFAELLTRIVPGLEKVRLVNSGTEACMSAVRVARGATGRDRIVKVAGGYHGHADGLLVRAGSGAETLGIPDSAGVPAGTARDTLVVPFNDLMAVEALFARHGASIAAMIVEPVAGNMGTVAPLPGYLEGLRRITTAHGALLIFDEVMCGFRVALGGAQQRYGVAADLVCLGKIIGAGLPVAAYGGRAALMDYVAPSGAVYQAGTLSGNPLGVAAGLALLTLLERSDPYEQLERYAAVLAAGLTAIAQERGLPLCVNRVGSMLTPFFCEGPVTDLASAQRSDVTRFSAFHRAMRARGVLLPPSQFEAAFVSAAHRDEDLRLTLEAAREAFAAAAGAGSSGN, from the coding sequence ATGAGCGCGGGGGACGAACGATCGCGGGCGCTGGCGGCCCGGGCGCAGCGGGTGATCCCTGGGGGCGTCAATAGCCCCGTGCGCGCCTTCCGCTCGGTCGGCGGCGAGCCGCTCTTTCTCGCGCGGGCGGCGGGCAGCCAGGTGTGGGACGTCGACGGCAACCGCTTCGTCGACTACCTCGGTTCGTGGGGGCCGATGCTGCTCGGCCACGGTCGGCCGGAGATCCTCGCGGCGATTCACGCGGCTGCCGCGGACGGCGTGAGCTTCGGCGCCTCGACCGAGCGTGAGGTGCTCTTCGCCGAGCTGCTGACCCGCATCGTACCCGGCCTCGAGAAGGTCCGACTGGTCAACAGCGGCACCGAGGCGTGTATGAGCGCGGTGCGCGTCGCGCGTGGGGCTACCGGTCGCGACCGCATCGTCAAGGTCGCGGGTGGCTACCACGGGCATGCCGACGGGCTGCTCGTGCGCGCCGGGTCCGGCGCCGAGACGCTCGGAATTCCCGACTCCGCTGGCGTGCCTGCCGGCACGGCCCGCGACACGCTGGTGGTGCCCTTCAATGATCTGATGGCCGTCGAGGCGTTGTTCGCGCGCCATGGCGCCTCGATCGCGGCGATGATCGTCGAGCCCGTGGCCGGCAACATGGGTACGGTGGCGCCGCTCCCGGGCTACCTCGAGGGCCTGCGGCGGATTACCACGGCGCACGGCGCGCTGTTGATCTTCGACGAGGTGATGTGCGGCTTCCGCGTCGCGCTCGGCGGGGCCCAGCAGCGCTACGGCGTCGCGGCGGACCTGGTCTGTCTCGGGAAGATCATCGGCGCGGGTTTACCGGTCGCGGCCTACGGGGGACGGGCGGCGCTGATGGACTACGTCGCGCCGAGCGGCGCGGTCTATCAGGCGGGCACGCTCTCGGGCAACCCGCTCGGGGTCGCAGCCGGTCTGGCGCTGCTCACGCTGCTCGAGCGTAGCGACCCCTATGAGCAGCTCGAGCGCTACGCTGCGGTGTTGGCGGCCGGTTTGACTGCGATCGCGCAGGAGCGCGGGCTTCCGCTTTGCGTCAATCGTGTCGGTTCCATGCTCACCCCCTTCTTCTGCGAGGGGCCGGTGACGGACCTGGCCTCGGCGCAGCGCAGCGACGTGACGCGCTTCAGCGCGTTCCACCGCGCGATGCGAGCGCGTGGGGTGTTGCTGCCGCCCTCGCAGTTCGAGGCCGCCTTCGTCTCCGCGGCGCATCGGGACGAGGATCTGCGCCTGACGCTCGAGGCAGCGCGTGAGGCGTTTGCTGCCGCTGCCGGCGCTGGCAGCAGCGGGAACTGA
- the gyrA gene encoding DNA gyrase subunit A, with translation MSDSTQSGTPPPEAPLPQRTLHTTIEDEMRSSFIDYAMSVIISRALPNVRDGLKPVHRRILYAMHQLRNFHSQPYKKSARIVGDVIGKYHPHGDSAVYEALVRMAQDFSLRYPLADGQGNFGSIDGDPPAAMRYTEIRIARIGEEMLSDIEQETVDWAPNYDEKELEPVVLPARIPNLLINGTQGIAVGMATNIPPHNLREVLDATIALIHNPELSLAELLQLLPGPDFPTAGFIYGRAGILQAYQTGRGSIVVRARTEIEDLRSGKQAIIVTELPYQVNKARLIERIAELVREKRVSGITDLRDESDREGIRVVIELRRDVMPEVMLNQLYKLTPLQDTFGVNSVAIVDGRPEVLRVIDVLRHFVDHRRDVVTRRSAYQLREARKREHILEGLKIALDHIDEVIALIRAAASPVVAKSGLVARFGLSELQAQAILEMRLQRLTGLERDKILQELQELRERIAYLLGLLSDDAKLMAVVVAELEELRERYGDARRTEIVEASGEIQLEDLIAQEDMVVTVTHSGYVKRVPISEYRAQHRGGKGVTGVTTHEEDFVRQLFVAHSHDHLMMFTSMGRVYVRRVYELPHAPRTSRGKAIVNLLELREGERFDQMLALKEFAAGRYVVMATRRGVIKRTELMEFANVRSTGIIALDLVDDDELIDVRLTDGEQHVLLCTRGGMAIRFPESQLRPMGRTARGVRGIRLGADDRVVGMAVLDPESASDVLTVCEGGYGKRTPAAEFSAQNRGGLGLIAIKANERNGPVVGSLVAIESDEAMLVTQAGKVIRMPVRDISQIGRNTQGVRLIRLEEGERVVAVDGLAERDDEGGDEGEDADEGEARDVGADERGARVAEGDEGERVVAAEAGEPEPTS, from the coding sequence ATGTCCGATTCGACCCAGTCCGGGACGCCGCCGCCGGAGGCGCCGCTCCCCCAGCGCACGCTGCACACGACCATCGAGGACGAGATGCGCTCGTCGTTCATCGACTACGCGATGAGCGTCATCATCTCGCGCGCCCTGCCCAACGTTCGTGACGGTCTCAAACCGGTGCATCGCCGCATCCTCTATGCGATGCATCAGCTGCGGAACTTTCATAGCCAGCCCTACAAAAAGTCGGCGCGCATCGTCGGCGATGTTATCGGTAAGTATCATCCGCATGGCGACTCGGCGGTCTACGAGGCGCTCGTGCGCATGGCGCAGGACTTCTCGCTGCGTTATCCGCTCGCCGACGGCCAGGGCAACTTCGGCAGCATCGACGGCGATCCCCCGGCGGCGATGCGCTACACGGAGATCCGCATCGCTCGCATCGGCGAGGAGATGCTCTCCGACATCGAGCAGGAGACCGTCGACTGGGCGCCGAACTACGACGAGAAGGAGCTCGAGCCCGTCGTCCTCCCGGCGCGTATTCCCAACCTGCTGATCAACGGCACGCAGGGCATCGCCGTGGGTATGGCGACGAACATCCCGCCGCACAACCTGCGCGAGGTGCTCGACGCGACGATCGCGCTGATTCATAACCCCGAGCTCTCGCTGGCGGAGTTGCTGCAGCTCCTGCCGGGGCCCGACTTCCCGACGGCTGGCTTCATCTACGGCCGGGCCGGCATCCTCCAGGCCTACCAGACGGGGCGCGGCTCGATCGTCGTGCGCGCGCGGACGGAGATCGAGGATCTCCGCTCCGGCAAGCAGGCGATCATCGTCACCGAGCTGCCCTATCAGGTGAACAAGGCGCGGCTGATCGAGCGCATCGCCGAGCTGGTGCGCGAGAAGCGCGTCAGCGGCATCACGGATCTGCGCGACGAGTCCGACCGCGAGGGCATCCGCGTGGTGATCGAGCTGCGCCGCGACGTGATGCCCGAGGTGATGCTGAATCAGCTCTATAAGCTGACCCCGCTGCAGGACACCTTCGGCGTCAATTCGGTGGCGATCGTCGACGGTCGCCCCGAGGTGCTGCGCGTGATCGACGTGCTGCGCCACTTCGTCGACCACCGCCGTGACGTGGTGACGCGCCGCTCGGCCTATCAGCTGCGCGAGGCGCGCAAGCGCGAGCATATCCTCGAAGGGCTGAAGATCGCGCTCGATCACATCGACGAGGTGATCGCGCTGATCCGCGCCGCGGCCAGCCCGGTCGTCGCCAAGAGCGGTTTGGTCGCGCGCTTCGGGCTCTCCGAGCTGCAGGCGCAGGCGATCCTCGAGATGCGGCTGCAGCGGCTGACAGGGCTCGAGCGCGACAAGATCCTGCAAGAGCTGCAAGAGCTCCGCGAGCGGATCGCCTACCTGCTCGGGCTGCTCTCGGACGACGCCAAGCTGATGGCGGTGGTGGTCGCCGAGCTCGAGGAGCTGAGAGAGCGCTATGGCGACGCACGGCGCACGGAGATCGTCGAGGCCTCGGGCGAGATTCAGCTCGAGGACCTGATCGCCCAGGAAGATATGGTCGTCACCGTGACGCACAGCGGCTACGTCAAGCGGGTGCCGATCAGCGAGTACCGCGCGCAGCACCGCGGCGGCAAGGGCGTGACCGGCGTCACCACGCACGAGGAGGACTTCGTTCGTCAGCTCTTCGTCGCGCATAGCCACGATCACCTGATGATGTTCACCTCGATGGGACGCGTCTATGTCCGGCGGGTCTACGAGCTGCCGCACGCGCCGCGCACCTCGCGCGGCAAGGCCATCGTCAACCTGCTCGAGCTGCGCGAGGGCGAGCGCTTCGACCAGATGCTCGCGCTCAAGGAGTTCGCCGCCGGCCGCTACGTCGTGATGGCCACGCGCCGCGGCGTGATCAAGCGCACCGAGCTGATGGAGTTCGCGAACGTCCGCAGCACGGGGATCATCGCGCTCGACCTCGTCGACGACGACGAGCTGATCGACGTGCGGCTGACCGACGGCGAACAGCATGTGCTGCTCTGCACGCGCGGCGGGATGGCGATTCGCTTCCCCGAGAGCCAGCTCCGGCCGATGGGCCGGACCGCGCGCGGGGTGCGTGGGATCAGGCTCGGCGCGGACGATCGGGTGGTCGGGATGGCCGTGCTCGACCCCGAGAGCGCGAGTGACGTGTTGACGGTCTGCGAGGGGGGCTACGGCAAGCGCACGCCGGCGGCAGAGTTCAGCGCGCAGAATCGCGGCGGGCTGGGGCTGATCGCGATCAAGGCCAATGAGCGCAACGGCCCGGTGGTCGGCTCGCTGGTGGCGATCGAGAGCGATGAGGCGATGCTGGTGACGCAGGCCGGCAAGGTGATCCGCATGCCGGTGCGCGACATCTCGCAGATCGGCCGTAACACCCAGGGCGTGCGGTTGATTCGCCTCGAGGAGGGCGAGCGTGTGGTCGCCGTCGACGGGTTGGCCGAGCGCGACGACGAGGGCGGGGACGAGGGCGAGGACGCGGACGAGGGCGAGGCCCGGGACGTGGGCGCGGACGAGCGCGGGGCGCGAGTCGCCGAGGGCGACGAGGGCGAGCGCGTCGTCGCGGCGGAGGCGGGTGAGCCGGAGCCGACCTCATGA
- the gmd gene encoding GDP-mannose 4,6-dehydratase, with protein sequence MSTTKCALITGITGQDGSYLAELLLEKGYTVHGIVRRSSSFNTGRLEHLYQDPHVSGRRLRLHYGDMTDSSNLSRLIEAVRPDEIYHLAAQSHVKVSFEVPEYTAETDAIGTLRLLDAIRDTGLRTRFYQASTSELYGKVQQVPQSEQTPFYPRSPYGVAKLYAYWITVNYREAYGLHASNGILFNHESERRGKTFVTRKVTRAAARTALGLQQRLYLGNLDARRDWGYAPEYVEAMWLMLQQPTPDDYVIATGETHSVRELVTLAFARAGLPLRWQGQGVEEQGLHADTGAVLVEIDPAYFRPTEVDLLIGDPSKAKAQLGWQPRTTFEVLVERMVDHDLEAARRLLTLRAAGHQAYEEGTE encoded by the coding sequence ATGAGCACGACGAAGTGCGCGTTGATTACCGGCATCACCGGCCAGGACGGCTCATACCTGGCGGAGCTCTTGCTAGAGAAGGGCTACACCGTCCACGGCATCGTCCGCCGATCGAGCTCGTTCAATACCGGGCGGCTGGAGCACCTCTACCAAGATCCGCACGTCAGCGGCCGCCGGCTGCGCCTGCACTACGGCGACATGACCGATTCGTCGAATCTGTCGCGGCTGATCGAGGCCGTGCGCCCGGACGAGATCTACCACCTCGCGGCCCAGAGCCACGTCAAGGTTTCCTTCGAGGTGCCCGAGTACACCGCAGAAACCGACGCCATCGGTACGCTGCGCCTGCTCGACGCGATCCGCGACACGGGACTGCGGACGCGCTTCTACCAGGCGTCGACGAGCGAGCTCTACGGCAAGGTGCAGCAGGTCCCGCAGAGCGAGCAGACACCCTTCTACCCGCGCTCGCCCTATGGCGTGGCCAAGCTCTACGCCTATTGGATCACGGTCAACTACCGTGAGGCCTATGGCCTGCATGCCTCCAACGGCATCCTCTTCAACCACGAGAGCGAGCGGCGCGGAAAGACCTTCGTCACGCGCAAGGTCACGCGGGCCGCGGCCCGGACCGCGCTGGGCCTGCAGCAGCGCCTCTACCTCGGCAACCTCGATGCGCGCCGCGACTGGGGCTATGCGCCGGAGTACGTCGAGGCGATGTGGCTGATGCTGCAGCAGCCGACCCCGGACGACTACGTGATCGCGACCGGCGAGACCCATAGCGTGCGCGAGCTCGTAACGCTGGCCTTCGCGCGGGCCGGCCTGCCGCTGCGCTGGCAGGGGCAGGGCGTCGAGGAGCAGGGCCTGCACGCCGACACCGGCGCCGTCTTGGTTGAGATCGATCCGGCCTACTTCCGCCCGACCGAGGTCGATCTGCTGATCGGCGACCCGAGCAAGGCCAAGGCCCAGCTCGGCTGGCAGCCGCGCACGACCTTTGAGGTCCTGGTCGAGCGGATGGTCGACCACGACCTCGAGGCGGCGCGGCGTCTGCTGACGCTGCGCGCGGCCGGCCACCAGGCCTATGAGGAGGGCACGGAGTGA